In Palaemon carinicauda isolate YSFRI2023 chromosome 14, ASM3689809v2, whole genome shotgun sequence, the following proteins share a genomic window:
- the LOC137653168 gene encoding glycoprotein-N-acetylgalactosamine 3-beta-galactosyltransferase 1-like, with the protein MSWSVIMRILKIKKVTTALFIIIGFIVVVLTVHLAGVIYFYSDYLLLLLPDPSLPVMERPEKNKLGVNEFAGGNEGRRGMGKANTSPKSFQKLPRILCLIVTSPDYHDERASHVAVTWARHCTESVFLTTRRDFRLPRTILTPGATSYHQLWGKVKQGFEWAYNHREDYDWFFKTDDDTFAVIENLQAAVAALDPDEPQATGNHLSTWDRVNKQTGSIRLISLHLK; encoded by the exons ATGTCTTGGTCAGTTATAATGCGGATACTGAAAATCAAAAAGGTGACGACTGCCTTGTTCATAATCATAGGATTCATTGTCGTCGTTTTGACAGTGCACCTTGCAGGAGTCATCTACTTTTACAG CGACTATCTGCTCTTACTGCTTCCGGATCCATCTTTACCTGTGATGGAACGTCCTGAGAAAAACAAATTGGGCGTGAATGAATTCGCAGGCGGAAATGAAGGAAGGAGAGGAATGGGGAAAGCGAATACAAGTCCAAAATCATTTCAAAAACTGCCTAGAATCCTGTGCCTAATCGTCACGTCACCAGACTACCATGACGAGAGAGCGAGTCACGTGGCCGTGACTTGGGCTCGCCACTGTACGGAGTCCGTGTTCCTTACGACGAGGAGGGATTTCAGATTACCTCGCACCATCCTCACACCTGGTGCTACCTCCTATCATCAGCTGTGGGGAAAAGTGAAGCAAG GTTTCGAGTGGGCGTACAACCACCGCGAAGATTACGATTGGTTCTTCAAGACTGATGACGACACCTTTGCTGTGATAGAGAACTTGCAAGCAGCCGTTGCTGCCCTGGACCCCGACGAGCCGCAAGCAACTGGTAATCACCTCTCCACTTGGGACAGGGTAAATAAACAAACAGGCTCCATTAGATTAATTTCCTTACACCTGAAATAA